The proteins below are encoded in one region of Rhizobium sp. 9140:
- the istA gene encoding IS21 family transposase gives MELYLKVRLACSEGMSRRQAAKHFNISRDSVSKMLSYSTPPGYQRQSPIRRPKLDAFVSTIDHWLDEDRQVPRKQRHTAKRVFDRLRDECGFTGGYTIIKDYMRERDQRRQEVFVPLSHPPGHAQADFGEAMVVIGGVEQKAHFFVLDLPHSDGCYVRAYPAAVAEAWVDGHVHAFAFFGAVPQSIVYDNDRCLVAKILPDGTRKRATLFSGFLSHYLIRDRYGRPGKGNDKGNVEGLVGYARRNFMVPIPQFATWEAFNTFLEEQCRKRQRDRLRGESETIGERLRRDLAAMRALPASPFDACDQASAKVTAQSLVRYKTNDYSVPVAYGHQDVWVRGYVNEVVIGGRGEIIARHPRCWEREDVVFDPVHYLPLIEQKINSLDQAAPLQGWDLPQEFATLRRLMEGRMAKHGRREYVQVLRLLESFELADLHAAVKQAIQLGAIGFDAVKHLILCRVERRPPRLDLSIYPYLPRATVETTSAKAYMRLLSSDAGEVA, from the coding sequence GTGGAATTATATCTGAAGGTTCGACTGGCTTGCTCGGAAGGCATGAGCCGGCGTCAGGCTGCAAAGCATTTCAACATATCGCGCGACAGCGTTTCCAAGATGCTGTCCTATTCGACGCCACCTGGCTATCAGCGACAATCACCGATCCGGCGGCCCAAGCTGGATGCGTTTGTCTCGACGATCGATCACTGGCTGGACGAAGACAGACAAGTGCCGCGCAAGCAGCGCCATACGGCCAAGCGGGTGTTTGACCGGCTTCGAGACGAATGCGGGTTCACTGGCGGCTATACGATCATCAAGGATTACATGCGCGAGCGGGATCAGCGCCGCCAGGAAGTGTTCGTGCCGCTGTCGCATCCGCCCGGCCATGCGCAGGCCGATTTCGGTGAGGCGATGGTGGTCATCGGCGGTGTCGAGCAGAAGGCGCATTTCTTCGTGCTCGACCTTCCGCACAGCGACGGCTGCTACGTGCGGGCCTATCCGGCGGCAGTGGCCGAGGCCTGGGTCGATGGCCATGTCCATGCGTTCGCTTTCTTCGGCGCCGTGCCGCAATCGATCGTCTACGACAACGACCGTTGCCTGGTGGCGAAGATTTTGCCTGACGGCACCCGCAAGCGCGCGACGTTGTTCAGCGGCTTCCTGTCCCACTACCTTATCCGGGATCGCTATGGCCGTCCCGGCAAGGGCAACGACAAGGGGAACGTCGAGGGTCTCGTCGGCTATGCCCGGCGCAACTTCATGGTACCGATCCCGCAGTTTGCGACATGGGAGGCGTTCAACACCTTTCTGGAGGAGCAGTGCCGGAAGCGCCAGCGCGACAGGCTGCGCGGCGAGAGCGAGACGATCGGCGAGCGCTTGCGGCGCGATCTGGCTGCCATGCGCGCCTTGCCAGCCTCGCCATTTGATGCCTGCGACCAGGCAAGTGCCAAGGTGACGGCGCAGTCGCTGGTGCGCTACAAGACCAACGACTATTCCGTCCCGGTCGCCTATGGCCATCAGGATGTGTGGGTGCGCGGCTATGTCAACGAAGTGGTCATTGGTGGCCGTGGCGAGATCATCGCCCGCCATCCTCGGTGCTGGGAACGGGAAGACGTCGTCTTCGATCCTGTCCATTACCTGCCGCTGATCGAGCAGAAGATCAATTCGCTGGATCAGGCAGCGCCCCTCCAGGGCTGGGACTTGCCGCAAGAGTTCGCTACGCTGCGCCGGTTGATGGAAGGCCGCATGGCCAAACACGGCCGGCGTGAGTACGTGCAGGTCCTCCGCCTGCTGGAGAGCTTCGAACTCGCCGATCTGCATGCGGCGGTGAAGCAGGCGATCCAGCTTGGCGCCATTGGCTTTGACGCCGTCAAGCATCTGATCCTGTGCCGGGTGGAACGCCGGCCGCCCAGACTGGACCTGTCCATCTACCCGTATTTGCCGAGGGCGACGGTCGAGACGACATCGGCGAAGGCGTATATGCGTCTCCTGTCGTCGGATGCGGGAGAAGTCGCATGA
- the istB gene encoding IS21-like element helper ATPase IstB, with translation MNTQAPEILLTHYLKTLKLPSFQREYQKLARLCATEGVDHVGYLTRLAEREMIERDRRKVERRIKAARFPVVKSLDSFDFAAIPKLNRMQVLELARCEWIERRENVIALGPSGTGKTHVALGLGLAACQKGLSVGFTTAAALVSEMMEARDERRLIRFQKQMAAYQLLIIDELGFVPLSKTGAELLFELISQRYERGATLITSNLPFDEWTETLGSERLTGALLDRITHHVSILEMNGDSYRLAQSRARKAG, from the coding sequence ATGAACACCCAAGCACCCGAGATCCTTCTCACCCATTATCTCAAAACCCTGAAGCTGCCGAGTTTCCAGCGCGAGTACCAGAAGCTGGCCCGGCTGTGCGCCACCGAAGGCGTCGATCATGTCGGATACCTCACCCGGCTTGCCGAGCGGGAGATGATCGAACGGGACCGTCGCAAGGTCGAGCGTCGCATCAAGGCGGCCAGGTTCCCGGTCGTCAAAAGCCTCGACAGTTTCGACTTCGCCGCCATCCCAAAGCTGAACAGGATGCAGGTGCTGGAACTGGCGCGCTGCGAATGGATCGAGCGCAGGGAGAACGTTATCGCTCTCGGCCCCAGCGGCACGGGCAAGACCCATGTGGCGCTCGGCCTCGGCCTGGCCGCCTGCCAGAAGGGCCTGTCCGTTGGGTTCACGACAGCGGCCGCACTGGTCAGCGAGATGATGGAGGCGCGCGACGAGCGGCGTCTCATCCGGTTCCAGAAGCAGATGGCCGCCTACCAGCTGTTGATCATCGATGAACTGGGCTTCGTGCCGCTGTCAAAGACCGGCGCGGAATTGCTGTTCGAGCTGATCTCGCAACGATACGAGCGAGGCGCGACCCTGATCACCAGCAACCTTCCTTTTGACGAATGGACGGAAACCTTGGGGTCCGAGCGCCTGACCGGCGCTTTGCTCGACCGCATCACCCATCACGTCAGCATCCTCGAGATGAACGGCGACAGCTATCGTCTCGCCCAAAGCCGCGCCCGAAAGGCCGGCTGA
- a CDS encoding helix-turn-helix domain-containing protein, with protein sequence MIENKKKPNPIDIHVGSRIRLRRTMLGMSQEKLGEALGITFQQIQKYEKGTNRVGASRLQNISAILNVPVSFFFEDAPGDSGSGGGASGMAEASSSNYVVDFLSSSEGLQLNRAFVKIGDPKVRRKIVDLVKALAADIDSE encoded by the coding sequence ATGATTGAGAATAAGAAGAAGCCTAACCCGATCGACATCCATGTCGGAAGTCGGATCAGGCTTCGCCGGACAATGCTCGGAATGAGCCAGGAAAAGCTGGGCGAAGCCCTTGGCATCACCTTTCAGCAGATCCAGAAATATGAAAAGGGCACCAACCGTGTTGGTGCGAGCCGTCTTCAGAACATCTCCGCTATTCTCAATGTGCCTGTCTCCTTCTTCTTCGAGGATGCACCGGGCGACTCCGGTTCAGGCGGCGGTGCGTCCGGCATGGCTGAAGCCTCGAGCTCGAACTATGTCGTGGACTTCCTGTCGTCTTCCGAAGGCCTCCAGCTGAACCGGGCTTTCGTCAAGATCGGTGATCCCAAGGTCCGGCGCAAGATCGTCGATCTGGTCAAGGCGCTCGCGGCAGACATCGACTCGGAATAG
- a CDS encoding tRNA (guanine(46)-N(7))-methyltransferase TrmB: MTDKRPSGSPTRATEAFFGRRKGKPLRASQAAQLEHGLPAFRLDLDAPSPDDLKSLFPDEVERVRLEIGFGGGEHLIHRAVEQPSTGFIGVEPFVNSMAKLVGRIEEVGARNIRLHDDDATQVLDWLPAASIDQIDLLYPDPWPKRKHWKRRFVSPVNLDRLARVLKPGGLFCFASDIDTYVNWTLLHCRDHAAFDWPARNASDWLTPYDTWPSTRYEAKARREGRSSAYLTFRRKEA; encoded by the coding sequence ATGACAGACAAGCGCCCCTCCGGGTCCCCCACCCGGGCCACAGAGGCCTTTTTCGGCCGCCGCAAGGGAAAGCCGCTGCGGGCGAGCCAGGCAGCGCAGCTGGAACACGGCCTGCCGGCATTCCGTCTCGATCTTGATGCGCCTTCGCCGGACGATCTGAAAAGCCTTTTCCCGGATGAGGTGGAGCGCGTGCGGCTGGAGATCGGCTTCGGCGGCGGCGAGCATCTGATCCACCGCGCCGTCGAGCAGCCCTCGACCGGCTTCATCGGCGTCGAGCCCTTCGTCAACTCTATGGCAAAGCTGGTCGGCCGCATCGAAGAGGTCGGCGCGCGCAACATTCGTCTTCATGACGACGATGCGACGCAGGTTCTCGACTGGTTGCCGGCAGCGAGCATCGACCAGATCGATCTGCTCTATCCTGATCCCTGGCCGAAACGGAAGCACTGGAAGCGCCGGTTCGTCTCGCCCGTCAATCTCGACCGTCTCGCCCGTGTGTTGAAGCCCGGTGGCCTGTTCTGCTTTGCCTCCGACATCGACACCTATGTGAACTGGACGCTCTTGCATTGCCGGGATCATGCCGCCTTCGACTGGCCTGCCCGCAACGCCAGCGACTGGCTGACGCCCTACGACACCTGGCCGAGCACCCGCTACGAGGCCAAGGCGCGGCGCGAGGGGCGCAGCTCCGCCTATCTCACCTTTCGGCGCAAAGAGGCCTGA
- a CDS encoding BQ00720 family protein: MGLKHVSSHLSKTDLAHLGAGEVGYIRKMRSDEVSRCFPEAPSMEPGLDLWALFGADGTPILLTDNRSSTFFKAAEDDLKTVTLH, encoded by the coding sequence ATGGGATTGAAGCACGTCAGCAGCCATTTGTCGAAAACCGACCTGGCACATCTTGGTGCAGGTGAAGTCGGTTACATCCGGAAAATGCGGTCTGACGAGGTCTCGCGCTGCTTCCCCGAAGCACCCAGCATGGAACCGGGACTCGACCTCTGGGCTCTTTTCGGCGCCGATGGCACGCCGATCCTTCTCACCGACAACCGTTCCAGCACCTTTTTCAAAGCCGCCGAAGACGACCTGAAAACGGTCACGCTTCACTGA
- the metK gene encoding methionine adenosyltransferase: protein MRANYLFTSESVAEGHPDKVCDRISDEIVDLVYREAAKTGVDPWGVRIACETLATTNRVVIAGEVRLPPSLMKKDKNGKDVINPAKFKTAARKAIREIGYEQDGFHWKTAKIDVLLHSQSADIAQGVDNAADKQGDEGAGDQGIMFGYACRETADLMPAPIYYSHRILHLLAAARKKGEGDAGKLGPDAKSQVTVRYVDGQPKEVASIVLSTQHLDESWDSAKVRAVVEPYIREALHDIEIAADCNWYINPTGKFVIGGPDGDAGLTGRKIIVDTYGGAAPHGGGAFSGKDTTKVDRSAAYVARYLAKNVVAAGLADRCTIQLSYAIGVAQPLSIYVDLHGTGKISEDEVEAAIRKTIDLSPSGIRRHLDLNKPIYAKTSAYGHFGRKAGRDGSFSWERLDLVKPLKDALKAA from the coding sequence ATGCGTGCTAACTACCTGTTTACTTCCGAGTCCGTGGCCGAGGGACATCCCGATAAGGTTTGCGACCGCATTTCGGACGAGATCGTCGATCTGGTCTATCGCGAAGCTGCAAAGACGGGCGTCGATCCCTGGGGCGTGCGCATCGCCTGCGAAACGCTGGCGACCACGAACCGCGTGGTGATCGCCGGCGAAGTGCGCCTGCCGCCGAGCCTGATGAAGAAGGACAAGAACGGCAAGGACGTCATCAACCCGGCCAAGTTCAAGACCGCTGCCCGCAAGGCCATCCGCGAAATCGGCTACGAGCAGGACGGCTTCCACTGGAAGACGGCGAAGATCGACGTGCTGCTGCACTCGCAGTCGGCCGATATCGCCCAGGGCGTCGATAACGCAGCCGACAAGCAGGGTGACGAAGGTGCCGGCGATCAGGGCATCATGTTCGGCTACGCCTGCCGCGAAACCGCCGACCTCATGCCGGCCCCGATCTATTATTCCCACCGCATTCTCCACCTGCTCGCCGCCGCCCGCAAGAAGGGCGAGGGCGATGCCGGCAAGCTGGGACCGGACGCAAAGAGCCAGGTCACCGTGCGCTATGTCGACGGTCAGCCGAAGGAGGTTGCCTCCATTGTCCTGTCCACCCAGCATCTGGACGAGAGTTGGGATTCCGCCAAGGTCCGCGCCGTCGTCGAGCCCTATATCCGCGAAGCCCTGCACGACATCGAGATCGCGGCGGACTGCAACTGGTATATCAACCCTACTGGCAAGTTTGTCATTGGTGGACCGGATGGCGATGCCGGACTGACGGGCCGCAAGATCATCGTGGATACCTATGGCGGTGCAGCACCGCATGGCGGCGGCGCCTTCTCGGGCAAGGACACGACCAAGGTCGATCGCTCCGCGGCCTATGTCGCTCGTTACCTTGCCAAGAACGTCGTGGCGGCAGGGCTTGCCGACCGCTGCACGATCCAGCTCTCCTACGCCATCGGCGTAGCCCAGCCGCTCTCGATCTATGTCGACCTGCATGGCACCGGCAAGATCAGCGAAGATGAGGTCGAAGCAGCAATCCGCAAGACGATCGATCTTTCGCCCTCCGGCATTCGCCGGCATCTCGACCTGAACAAGCCGATCTATGCCAAGACATCGGCTTACGGCCATTTCGGTCGCAAGGCCGGTCGCGACGGCTCGTTCTCCTGGGAGCGTCTCGACCTCGTCAAGCCGTTGAAGGATGCGCTGAAAGCGGCCTGA
- the lnt gene encoding apolipoprotein N-acyltransferase: protein MERLAGRIMLSSGLRRAALGCLAGLVTVLALPPFNIFAVPFLTFPVLVWLLDGTSGQPEHGPLRRALPAFALGWCFGFGYLLGSLWWLGNALLVEADTFAWALPLAVVGLPAVLAVYYGLAAFVARLLWSDGAGRIAALAVAFAGAEWLRGVLFTGFPWNAIGMAAMPVPLLMQSVSLVGMVGMNLLAVFVYAAPALIGTRKGMGVGLTLAAGLVAAHVGYGAYRLHEPQPPAAEPQTTVRIVQPVIDQARKLDDSERASVFEAHLALSAAPPENGGKRPNIIVWPETAVPFILTDNPDALTRIADVLQDGQILITGAVRTEDAGAGLPPRYYNSVYVIDDRGQIVGAADKVHLVPFGEYLPFEDLLSRMGLNAIAASMPGGFSSAATRTILTLPGARTLYPLICYEAIFPNEIGSDALSTGALLNITNDAWFGDTPGPYQHFQQARLRAVENGVPMIRAANSGISAVIDAQGNVVSGLSLGERGFFDTILPGRAALVAAPEQQRRHALVLVLFLMVCALISRFGFVFWRN from the coding sequence ATGGAACGTTTGGCCGGCAGGATCATGCTGTCGTCGGGTCTTCGGCGGGCAGCCCTCGGGTGTCTAGCCGGGCTGGTCACGGTCCTCGCCTTGCCGCCCTTCAACATCTTCGCTGTTCCTTTTCTGACCTTCCCCGTTCTCGTCTGGCTGCTGGACGGCACGTCCGGCCAGCCGGAACACGGCCCGCTCCGCCGGGCGCTGCCGGCCTTCGCGCTCGGCTGGTGCTTCGGCTTCGGCTACCTCCTCGGTAGTCTCTGGTGGCTCGGCAATGCGCTTCTGGTGGAGGCAGATACCTTTGCCTGGGCTCTGCCGCTCGCCGTCGTCGGCCTACCGGCCGTGCTCGCGGTCTACTACGGCTTGGCGGCCTTCGTCGCCCGTCTGCTCTGGTCCGACGGGGCAGGGCGCATCGCGGCACTCGCCGTCGCCTTCGCAGGCGCTGAATGGCTGCGCGGCGTTCTGTTCACGGGCTTCCCGTGGAACGCGATTGGAATGGCCGCCATGCCGGTGCCGCTCCTCATGCAGTCGGTCTCGCTGGTCGGCATGGTCGGCATGAACCTGCTCGCCGTATTTGTCTATGCGGCACCTGCTCTGATCGGCACCCGCAAGGGCATGGGCGTCGGGCTGACGCTTGCGGCTGGTCTGGTCGCGGCCCATGTCGGCTATGGCGCCTATCGTCTGCACGAGCCCCAGCCGCCCGCAGCCGAGCCGCAGACAACGGTGAGGATCGTCCAGCCCGTCATCGATCAGGCTCGCAAACTCGACGATAGCGAGCGTGCCTCGGTCTTCGAGGCCCACCTGGCGCTGAGTGCAGCACCGCCCGAGAATGGCGGCAAACGGCCGAATATCATCGTCTGGCCGGAGACGGCGGTTCCCTTCATCCTCACGGACAATCCGGATGCCCTGACGCGGATCGCCGACGTGCTGCAAGACGGGCAGATCCTCATCACCGGCGCCGTCCGTACGGAAGACGCCGGCGCCGGTCTGCCGCCGCGCTACTACAATTCCGTCTATGTGATCGACGATCGCGGCCAGATCGTCGGTGCGGCGGACAAGGTTCACCTCGTGCCTTTCGGCGAATATCTGCCGTTCGAGGACCTGCTGTCGCGCATGGGGCTGAACGCGATCGCCGCCTCCATGCCGGGCGGCTTTTCGTCGGCAGCAACCCGCACCATTCTAACGCTGCCGGGGGCGCGCACGCTGTATCCGCTGATCTGCTACGAGGCGATTTTTCCGAACGAAATCGGCAGCGACGCGCTCTCCACCGGTGCTCTCCTCAATATCACCAATGACGCCTGGTTTGGCGACACGCCGGGACCCTACCAGCATTTCCAGCAGGCGCGCCTGCGTGCGGTCGAGAATGGTGTCCCCATGATCCGTGCGGCCAATTCCGGCATATCAGCGGTCATCGATGCGCAAGGAAATGTCGTCTCGGGGCTTTCTCTCGGCGAACGTGGCTTTTTCGACACAATTCTGCCCGGTCGTGCGGCTTTGGTCGCCGCGCCTGAGCAACAGCGAAGGCACGCTCTCGTTCTGGTGCTGTTTCTGATGGTGTGCGCGTTAATTTCTCGTTTTGGTTTTGTTTTTTGGCGTAATTGA
- a CDS encoding DNA recombination protein RmuC, whose amino-acid sequence MNAFSLTDIVLAAANATGLSASVLAWLLVGAVVLVALAILAAFRRRGAAKADTAQEQMAALIQSQTEMQGRIAAIADIFGTRQYELNQSINQRIDGMTQRIGASITEQTRQTHENLRTLQERLAVIDTAQTNIQSLAKDMAGLQQILANKQTRGAFGQGRMETIIADGLPQGAYTFQATLSNASRPDCIIRMPNGQPGLAIDAKFPLEAWNAMRAAQTPELKRQASLLFRRDIEVHIKDIAGKYLIPGETQDTAFLFVPSESIFADIHEHFESIVQKAHRSRVVIVSPSLLLLSIQVIQAILRDHRMREQAHLIQDEVVRLMEDLSRLDERVRKLHGHFTTTQKDVDDILISSDKLKRRGAKIEALDLQEGGGVMSADPASPVPASSQPGQTSAPGSRIGSLKLRVVDED is encoded by the coding sequence ATGAACGCTTTCTCGCTTACCGATATCGTGCTCGCAGCCGCCAACGCGACCGGCCTTTCCGCGTCCGTTCTCGCGTGGCTTCTGGTCGGCGCCGTGGTTCTCGTCGCTCTCGCCATCCTCGCAGCCTTTCGTCGCCGAGGCGCTGCCAAAGCCGACACGGCGCAGGAGCAGATGGCCGCGCTGATCCAGTCGCAGACCGAGATGCAGGGCCGGATCGCCGCTATTGCCGATATCTTCGGGACGCGGCAATACGAGCTGAACCAGTCGATCAACCAGCGGATCGACGGCATGACGCAGCGCATCGGCGCATCGATCACCGAGCAGACGCGGCAGACGCATGAAAACCTGCGGACGCTGCAGGAGCGGCTGGCCGTGATCGACACGGCCCAGACGAACATTCAGTCGCTTGCCAAGGACATGGCCGGGCTGCAACAGATTCTTGCCAACAAGCAGACCCGCGGCGCCTTCGGTCAGGGACGCATGGAAACGATCATCGCCGATGGCCTGCCGCAGGGCGCCTACACGTTCCAGGCAACGCTGTCCAACGCCTCGCGGCCGGACTGCATCATCCGCATGCCAAACGGCCAGCCGGGACTGGCGATCGATGCGAAGTTTCCGCTGGAGGCGTGGAACGCCATGCGGGCGGCACAAACGCCGGAGCTGAAGCGGCAGGCATCGCTCCTCTTCCGGCGCGACATCGAGGTGCATATCAAGGACATCGCCGGGAAATATCTGATCCCGGGCGAGACGCAGGATACGGCCTTCCTGTTCGTGCCGTCCGAGTCGATCTTCGCCGACATCCATGAGCATTTCGAGAGCATCGTGCAGAAGGCGCACCGTTCGCGGGTCGTCATCGTCTCGCCCTCTCTGTTGCTGCTCTCCATCCAGGTCATCCAGGCGATCCTGCGCGACCATCGCATGCGCGAGCAGGCCCATCTGATCCAGGACGAAGTCGTGCGGCTGATGGAGGACCTCTCGCGGCTGGACGAGCGCGTGCGCAAGCTGCACGGGCACTTCACCACCACGCAGAAGGACGTCGATGACATCCTGATCTCGTCCGACAAGCTCAAGCGCCGGGGTGCGAAGATCGAGGCGCTGGACCTGCAGGAGGGCGGAGGCGTCATGTCAGCGGACCCCGCCTCACCCGTTCCGGCCAGTTCGCAGCCCGGACAAACGTCTGCCCCCGGCAGCCGCATCGGTTCGCTGAAGCTGAGAGTGGTTGACGAGGACTGA
- the def gene encoding peptide deformylase has translation MTIKPLIILPDPLLRQISAPVERVDDDVRRVADDMLETMYDAPGIGLAAIQIGLPRRLLVIDLAKEGDDPAPQVFINPEILTSTDEHSVYEEGCLSIPDYYAEVERPAGITLRYLDREGRQQEIAADGLLATCLQHEIDHLNGVLFIDHISKLKREMVVRKFTKAAKTRGSKAI, from the coding sequence ATGACGATCAAGCCTCTTATCATCCTGCCCGATCCCCTGCTTCGCCAGATCTCCGCGCCCGTCGAGCGTGTCGATGACGACGTGCGCCGGGTCGCCGACGACATGCTGGAGACCATGTACGACGCGCCGGGCATCGGACTGGCAGCGATCCAGATCGGCCTTCCCCGCCGCTTGCTGGTGATCGACCTTGCCAAGGAGGGTGACGACCCGGCGCCTCAGGTCTTCATCAATCCGGAAATTCTGACATCGACGGACGAGCATTCGGTCTACGAGGAAGGCTGCCTGTCGATCCCCGATTATTACGCCGAGGTCGAGCGACCCGCCGGCATCACCCTGCGCTATCTCGACCGCGAGGGCCGCCAGCAGGAAATTGCGGCGGATGGCCTGCTCGCCACGTGTCTTCAGCACGAGATCGACCACTTGAATGGTGTGCTGTTCATCGACCATATCTCCAAGCTGAAGCGCGAAATGGTCGTCCGAAAATTCACCAAGGCCGCCAAGACCCGCGGTTCGAAGGCGATCTGA
- a CDS encoding ribokinase, protein MITVFGSINMDLIATTARLPKPGETVTGNSFTTAAGGKGANQALAATRAGASVRMAGAVGWDAFAESALGLMKEAGTDLSLVKTASEPTGTAHILVGGDGENVIVVVASANGTVNEADALAAIETMTPQDTLVLQLEVPPEAVEGALLAARERGVRSIINIAPLTEYAAALGRMADIVVANETEFERLAGRDRLSPEERQSAIRALSAETGQTVIVTLGADGVIALHEGEMFAAEGLVIEPVDTVGAGDTFCGYLAAGLDAGLPFELALRRAAVAGSLACLKPGAQPAIPLASAVDAAL, encoded by the coding sequence ATGATCACCGTTTTCGGTTCCATCAATATGGACCTTATCGCCACCACGGCGCGCCTGCCCAAACCGGGCGAAACGGTGACGGGCAACAGTTTCACCACGGCAGCCGGCGGCAAGGGCGCAAACCAGGCGCTGGCCGCAACCCGCGCCGGCGCGTCCGTGCGCATGGCCGGCGCCGTCGGCTGGGATGCCTTCGCCGAATCCGCCCTTGGCCTCATGAAGGAGGCGGGTACCGATCTGTCGCTGGTGAAAACTGCGAGCGAGCCGACGGGCACCGCGCATATTCTGGTCGGCGGAGACGGCGAGAACGTGATCGTTGTCGTTGCCAGCGCGAACGGCACCGTCAACGAGGCGGATGCGCTTGCCGCCATCGAAACGATGACACCGCAGGATACGCTGGTGCTGCAGCTTGAGGTGCCGCCCGAGGCCGTCGAAGGCGCGCTTCTCGCCGCCCGCGAGCGGGGCGTCCGCTCGATCATCAACATCGCGCCTTTGACCGAATATGCCGCAGCGCTCGGCCGCATGGCGGATATCGTGGTGGCCAACGAAACCGAGTTCGAGCGCCTTGCCGGCCGAGACCGGCTATCGCCCGAGGAGCGCCAGTCGGCGATCCGCGCACTCAGCGCCGAAACGGGCCAGACGGTCATCGTCACGCTCGGTGCGGACGGTGTTATCGCCCTGCATGAGGGTGAAATGTTTGCGGCGGAAGGCCTCGTGATCGAGCCTGTCGATACGGTCGGCGCCGGCGATACGTTCTGCGGATATCTTGCAGCCGGGCTTGATGCCGGACTGCCATTCGAGTTGGCCCTGCGGCGGGCGGCCGTGGCAGGCTCGCTCGCCTGCCTCAAGCCCGGCGCCCAGCCCGCCATTCCGCTTGCGAGCGCGGTGGATGCAGCCCTTTGA
- a CDS encoding Hsp20 family protein yields MSRLTPFTSPLMLGFDAMEKTLERVAKGNDGYPPYNIERVRGGMAEEPERLRITLAVAGFTEDDLDVTIEENQLVVRGRQTDTEERDYLHRGIAARQFQRMFVLAEGMEVLRAELRNGLLSVDLIRPEPARMVKKINILVSE; encoded by the coding sequence ATGAGCCGCCTGACGCCTTTCACGAGTCCGCTGATGCTGGGCTTCGACGCCATGGAGAAGACGCTCGAACGCGTCGCCAAGGGCAATGACGGCTATCCTCCCTATAATATCGAACGTGTGCGCGGCGGGATGGCGGAAGAGCCGGAGCGCCTGCGGATCACGCTCGCTGTGGCCGGCTTTACCGAAGACGATCTCGACGTGACGATTGAGGAGAACCAACTCGTCGTTCGCGGCCGCCAGACCGACACGGAAGAGCGCGACTATCTCCATCGCGGGATCGCGGCGCGTCAGTTCCAGCGCATGTTCGTGCTTGCCGAAGGCATGGAGGTGCTGAGGGCCGAATTGCGCAACGGACTGCTTTCTGTCGATCTCATTCGTCCAGAACCTGCTCGTATGGTAAAGAAAATTAACATTTTGGTCTCAGAGTGA
- a CDS encoding nucleoside hydrolase — MSAPAKIIIDTDPGQDDAAAIMLALASPEALEVVGITTVAGNVPLSLTARNARIICELSGRPDVKVYAGADKPLSRTLVTAEHVHGSTGLDGTDLAEPTMPLQDKHAVDFIIETLRAEPEGTVTLCTLGALTNMALALQKAPEIAGRVKELVMMGGGFFEGGNITPAAEFNIYVDPEAADIVFKSGMSIVMMPLDVTHKVLTLKARVDRIRAIGRPAAVAMAEMLDFFERFDIEKYGSDGGPLHDPTVIAYLLRPELFSGRDCNVEIETTSELTVGMTVVDWWQVTGRPHNAKVMKDVDADGFFDLLTERLARL, encoded by the coding sequence GTGAGCGCACCCGCCAAGATCATCATCGACACGGATCCCGGACAGGACGACGCGGCCGCCATCATGCTGGCGCTTGCAAGCCCGGAAGCGCTCGAGGTCGTCGGCATCACGACCGTTGCCGGCAACGTGCCGCTGAGCCTGACTGCCCGCAACGCCCGCATCATCTGCGAGCTCTCGGGCCGTCCGGACGTGAAGGTCTATGCCGGTGCTGACAAACCGCTCTCGCGCACGCTCGTAACGGCGGAGCACGTCCACGGCTCGACGGGTCTCGACGGCACCGACCTCGCCGAGCCGACCATGCCGCTGCAGGACAAGCACGCCGTAGATTTCATCATCGAGACGCTGCGCGCCGAGCCCGAGGGAACCGTGACCCTCTGCACGTTGGGCGCTCTGACGAATATGGCGCTGGCACTGCAAAAGGCGCCGGAGATCGCAGGCCGGGTCAAGGAACTGGTGATGATGGGCGGCGGCTTCTTCGAGGGTGGCAACATCACGCCGGCGGCTGAGTTCAACATCTACGTCGATCCGGAAGCCGCCGACATCGTCTTCAAGTCCGGCATGTCCATCGTCATGATGCCGCTCGACGTGACGCATAAGGTGCTGACGCTGAAAGCGCGCGTCGATCGCATCCGCGCCATCGGCCGCCCGGCGGCTGTCGCCATGGCGGAAATGCTTGATTTCTTCGAGCGCTTCGACATCGAGAAATACGGCAGCGATGGCGGCCCGCTGCACGACCCGACCGTGATCGCCTACCTTCTTCGCCCGGAGCTTTTCTCCGGTCGTGACTGCAACGTCGAGATCGAGACGACGTCGGAGCTGACGGTGGGTATGACAGTCGTGGACTGGTGGCAAGTCACCGGCCGTCCCCATAATGCGAAGGTTATGAAGGATGTCGATGCCGACGGTTTCTTTGATCTTCTGACGGAGCGGCTCGCGCGCCTGTGA